The proteins below are encoded in one region of Peribacillus muralis:
- a CDS encoding YlbD family protein: protein MAKKKRPSVDGFRKFVKEHPYLVNEVRNKQATWQELFEEWYLLGEDHPRWQAEGSMNETVVNAKSPSPPVEKEESTELIGTIMSAVKNMDMGQIQQYIVNANQAIGAIQGVLSAFQGNKSGESTPPSKEKEQRSNPFLFTKD from the coding sequence ATGGCAAAAAAAAAGCGCCCCTCCGTTGATGGATTCAGGAAGTTCGTCAAGGAGCATCCTTATTTAGTGAACGAGGTGAGAAACAAGCAAGCAACATGGCAGGAACTTTTTGAGGAATGGTATTTACTCGGTGAAGATCATCCACGCTGGCAGGCTGAAGGCAGCATGAATGAAACTGTTGTGAATGCAAAATCTCCATCACCCCCGGTGGAAAAGGAAGAAAGTACGGAGTTGATTGGTACGATTATGAGTGCAGTCAAAAATATGGATATGGGGCAGATTCAACAGTATATTGTGAATGCCAACCAGGCCATCGGGGCCATCCAAGGAGTTCTATCTGCTTTTCAGGGGAACAAGTCAGGTGAATCGACTCCTCCCTCGAAAGAAAAAGAGCAGAGATCCAACCCTTTTTTATTCACCAAAGATTAA
- a CDS encoding YlbE-like family protein, with protein sequence MRQNIYEFIQTNEDMRNYLRVQPAWYKRLMRNPHEVDVFETEAKYYFEKSIPHRVSKFSESVQVASMMLHMFQAMNAPGE encoded by the coding sequence ATGCGTCAGAATATATATGAATTCATCCAAACGAATGAAGATATGCGGAATTACTTGAGAGTTCAACCTGCATGGTACAAAAGGTTAATGCGTAATCCACATGAAGTGGATGTATTTGAAACCGAGGCTAAATATTATTTTGAGAAATCGATTCCCCATCGTGTTTCTAAATTTTCGGAAAGTGTTCAAGTTGCCTCGATGATGCTTCATATGTTTCAAGCCATGAACGCTCCAGGTGAATGA
- a CDS encoding YlbF family regulator, with product MLATMEIIDILHQADGLAEMILHSEIGEEYLLSLYKLQSDKEAQQKISKFTSLKDLFEDVQRFGKYHPDYKRINLETREAKRDMDMHDSVANFKRAETELQSVLDEISGRIGSAVSEQVKTPAGNPFFVSSGGCSTGSCGTGGSCGCSA from the coding sequence ATGCTTGCTACTATGGAAATCATCGACATTTTGCACCAGGCTGATGGATTGGCTGAAATGATCCTTCATTCTGAAATAGGAGAAGAATATCTCCTTAGTTTATATAAATTACAGAGCGACAAAGAGGCACAGCAAAAAATATCGAAGTTCACTTCATTAAAGGATCTATTTGAAGATGTTCAAAGGTTCGGTAAGTATCACCCGGATTATAAACGCATCAATTTAGAAACGAGAGAAGCTAAACGAGATATGGATATGCACGATTCCGTTGCTAATTTCAAGAGGGCTGAGACCGAGCTGCAATCGGTTCTTGATGAAATAAGCGGAAGGATAGGGAGTGCTGTATCGGAACAGGTCAAAACTCCGGCAGGCAATCCGTTTTTTGTATCTTCGGGTGGGTGTTCTACCGGAAGCTGTGGCACTGGCGGAAGCTGCGGTTGCTCTGCCTAA